The Palaemon carinicauda isolate YSFRI2023 chromosome 43, ASM3689809v2, whole genome shotgun sequence genome window below encodes:
- the LOC137633736 gene encoding uncharacterized protein, producing MRLKEYSGLPLPIFLFVCFEFLYLVSIYKMDPSSSSNRQNTQHTPQQLDTFPPSIQIDEFDESSVRLWKMFREAIQPLYFKILCWVNPGWNPASNFKDYLESQGVNIIQVKKSLNDNQLDKIMNPSSHKTWDITQIYALLPFSKLLAGKNDKKWHEQNGSDPELFLTCLKNKRNEAAHNPNMNKERCSLVIDTVYELTIKLQEGLKLVVLRDVVNTEDKEEIEREMDRVFDDTRQKIEEIGKGGIGAEVFDEYQREIDFTKKMKLLKEEGFPCLKKILEKFKSINPLNLITGTSSNPNIPVEKIYTEMKLEGESGPCSVPIEEILNHVPHYDPSRLLLIKGMAGMGKTTLVKKIISDWLCKKDDIKGLNDFAILLNVECRDSIESFKDLLVMYFGDVHQKFKDNEIIDVCLAHKCLLIIDGYDELNDKSAKLFLEVLTLKKSRKISVIVTTRPEVEVRFNNQVKSDYTTVSTISLEGIPKEKSEEFVCKYYAVLGSDNSPLQSLDELLKYLRKTMHTMHEVWGLPLNLALVTILWVNKPDIISNITTEAELYWQFYLLSRSKLEERLAKYPNTAHFLPGELLQKTEQFIEKLCLESFRALQKDEINIPKSTNKYLSKFCYHMKLPAEELTGAFLKKVTTSQGFFLYSFPHKGMMEFMAALSFPMKLTNQCWGQSVNTATPTKIFEMLLGGSLPENLHKYQNMLIQMISLLHMGDEDEMKVSEDAKIEALELLVRSGVNDRDSVLRVLKNIKCDHSSSRWIAQRFKLFHEYTEIEDHTIDAYIALLKATDPPLPNREEIKITILLHDTDGLVELQRQLSRHLINPSWIKLYNHYKGDSEPTVEERESIKNLLTNDCEIYRGIWDPTFQIPPNIGRLLVTMKDHPSLDAFCQSLEKTKQIRELSK from the exons ATGAGGTTGAAGGAATATAGTGGTCTACCACTACCAATTTTCCTCTTTGTTTgctttgaatttttatatttggtttcaatctacaaaatggatccctcctccagcagtaaccgacagaacacacagcatacacctcaacagct agacacctttcctccttcgatccaaattgatgagtttgacgagtcaagcgtaagattatggaagatgttcagggaagccattcagcctctttatttcaaGATCCTCTGCTGGGTTAATCCTGGTTGGAATCCAGCCAgtaacttcaaagactacctcgaaagccaaggggtcaacatcaTTCAAGTCAAAAAGAGTCTTAATGATAATCAACTGGATAAGATCATGAATCCTTCATCACACAAAACATGGGACATAACTCAGATTTATGCGCTTCTTCCGTTTTCTAAACttttagctggaaaaaatgacaaaaagtggCATGAACAAAATGGGTCTGACCCAGAATTGTTTTTAACATGCctaaaaaacaaaaggaatgaaGCAGCCCACAATCCAAATATGAACAAAGAGAGATGTTCTCTcgtgatagatacagtatatgaacttacaataaaacttcaagagggcttaaaacttgtcgttctccgggatgtagtaaacactgaggataaagaagaaatcgagagagaaatggacagagtttttgatgatacccggcagaagatagaagagataggaaaaggaggtataggagccgaggtctttgatgaatatcaaagggaaattgacttcacaaaaaagatgaagttattgaaagaagaaggcttcccttgtttgaagaaaattcttgaaaaatttaaaagcattaatcctctcaacctgataacaggaacctcttctaaccccaacataccagtagagaagatttacacagaaatgaagctagaaggggaaagtggcccctgtagtgttcctatagaggagatactgaatcacgtacctcattatgatcccagtcgactcttactgatcaagggaatggcaggtatggggaaaaccacactggtcaagaagatcatttctgactggctctgtaagaaggacgacatcaaaggccttaatgactttgccatacttttgaatgtagaatgcagggattccattgaatcttttaaagacttaTTAGTGATGTATTTTGGAGATGTTCACCAGAAattcaaagataatgaaattattgatgtgtgtttggctcacaagtgtcttctcatcatagatgggtatgacgagttgaatgataaatcagcaaaattattcctagaagttttgacactgaagaaatcccgcaaaattagtgttattgtgacaaccagacctgaagttgaggtgagattcaacaatcaggtgaaatctgattacacaactgtgtctacaattagtcttgagggaattccaaaggagaagagtgaagagtttgtatgcaagtattatgcagtattggggtcagacaattctcctttgcaatcattagatgaactgttaaagtatctgaggaaaacaatgcacactatgcatgaggtgtggggactacccttaaatctcgctcttgtaacaattctgtgggtgaataaaccagatattataagcaacatcaccactgaagctgagctctactggcaattttaccttttgtctcgctcaaaattagaggagcgtttggcGAAATACCCCAACACAGCTCATTTCCTACCAGGTGAACTGCTTCAAAAAACGGAgcagtttattgaaaaactatgtcttgaatcattcagagcattacaaaaagatgaaatcaatattccaaaatccaccaacaaatatttgtccaagttctgttatcatatgaaattgccagccgaagagctaactggcgccttcctgaagaaagtgaccacttcccagggcttctttctttacagtttccctcataaagggatgatggaattcatggcagctctgtctttccctatgaaattgacaaaccaatgctggggccaatctgtaaacacagccacacctacaaagatctttgaaatgcttcttggagggagtctccctgaaaaccttcacaaatatcaaaatatgctgatacagatgatcagcctattgcatatgggtgacgaggacgagatgaaggtgtcagaagatgccaagattgaggcactggaactcctagtaaggtcgggagtgaacgacagagactctgtgctaagagtcttgaagaatatcaaatgtgatcattcttcttcaagatggatagcacagaggttcaagtTGTTTCATGAGTACACTGAAATTgaagatcatacaattgatgcgtacattgccctccttaaagccacagatccccctctcccaaacagagaggaaattAAAATCACAATACTCCTTCatgacactgatgggttagttgaactacaaaggcaacttagccggcatctcatcaacccatcaTGGATAAAACTATATAACCATTACAAaggagattcagagccgaccgtagaagagagagagtcaatcaagaatctactcaccaatga ttgtgagaTTTACagaggcatctgggacccaacgttccaaatccctccaaatattgGAAGACTCCTTGTCACGATGAAGGACCAtcccagcctcgacgccttctgtcaatctttggaaaagacaaaacagattagagaattaagtaagtaa